One stretch of Leptospira bourretii DNA includes these proteins:
- a CDS encoding DUF2147 domain-containing protein yields the protein MNQKLVLSVWTAILFAGSSLLAQEADVAVGRYLPPEKDSVIEIFKCGDKYCGKTVCIKDNAYPEKEKDKGVPGTPYLDHNNEDPKLRNRPNLGMVFITGFDYVGEGVYKNGKIYNPRDGKTYCGKFTSLEGGNRLDLKGTLCSITFIGKTNNWVKLGGVNLDDPKWDCTFKAKK from the coding sequence ATGAATCAAAAACTTGTTTTAAGTGTATGGACGGCAATTCTCTTCGCCGGAAGTTCTCTACTAGCCCAAGAAGCAGACGTAGCCGTAGGCCGGTATTTACCCCCTGAAAAAGACTCAGTCATTGAAATTTTCAAATGCGGTGATAAATACTGTGGTAAAACGGTTTGTATCAAAGACAACGCCTACCCTGAAAAAGAAAAAGATAAAGGTGTTCCAGGCACTCCCTACCTCGATCACAACAATGAAGATCCAAAACTTAGAAACCGTCCCAACTTAGGTATGGTATTTATTACTGGATTTGACTATGTAGGAGAAGGTGTTTATAAAAACGGAAAGATTTACAACCCACGTGATGGAAAAACCTACTGTGGAAAATTCACTTCTCTCGAAGGTGGAAATCGATTGGATCTAAAGGGAACCCTATGTTCCATTACCTTTATCGGAAAAACAAACAACTGGGTGAAACTTGGTGGTGTGAATCTCGATGACCCTAAATGGGACTGTACGTTCAAAGCTAAAAAATAA